In a single window of the Serratia quinivorans genome:
- the mltD gene encoding Membrane-bound lytic murein transglycosylase D precursor, with amino-acid sequence MIARLLSNYIDTHMKAKAIFLASVLLVGCQSSRQDAPAPEQHAQSLSSAGQEGEAGEYTANGRASSARWLDNNSGAAQQNLWNFISDELKMEVPENSRIRDQKRKYLKSKSYLHDVTLRAEPYMYWIVGQIKKRNMPMELVLLPIVESAFDPHATSSANAAGLWQIVPQTGRNYGLKNNQWYDGRRDVVASTTAALDMMQYLNRMFNGDWLLTIAAYNSGEGRVMQAVKANKRQGKPTNFWALSLPRETSIYVPKMLALSDIIKNSKKYGINLPKTDNTRALARIDVGQQIQLTQAAEMAGLSLTKMKAYNPGYKKGVTAPNGPHYIMVPKGHADQLKDSLADGQIAVTQPTTQLAKNSGLSGGSSYKVRSGDTVSGIAKRLNIKSSDLQSWNNLRAKSTLKVGQTLQVASNTGSNSSITYQVRKGDSLASIARRHGVDINDVMRWNSTLAKANSNLQPGLKLTLFVSDKTSPDT; translated from the coding sequence ATGATTGCTCGTCTTTTAAGCAACTACATTGACACACACATGAAGGCTAAAGCGATATTTCTCGCCTCAGTCTTGCTAGTGGGGTGCCAGTCGTCCAGGCAGGACGCACCGGCCCCAGAACAGCATGCACAGAGTTTGTCTTCGGCAGGTCAAGAAGGTGAAGCAGGAGAGTACACAGCGAATGGTCGAGCGAGCTCGGCGCGGTGGCTAGATAACAATAGTGGTGCCGCGCAACAGAACCTGTGGAACTTCATTAGCGACGAGCTGAAGATGGAGGTTCCGGAAAATTCCCGGATCCGTGATCAAAAAAGAAAGTACCTAAAAAGTAAGAGCTATCTCCACGATGTAACATTACGGGCAGAGCCGTACATGTACTGGATAGTCGGGCAGATTAAGAAACGCAATATGCCGATGGAACTGGTACTGCTACCCATAGTGGAGAGCGCTTTTGACCCCCACGCCACGTCAAGTGCCAACGCCGCAGGGCTATGGCAAATCGTGCCGCAAACGGGTCGGAATTATGGTTTGAAAAACAACCAGTGGTATGACGGGCGACGCGATGTCGTGGCCTCGACGACTGCTGCGCTTGATATGATGCAGTATTTGAACCGCATGTTTAACGGTGACTGGTTACTGACCATTGCCGCTTATAACAGTGGTGAAGGCCGTGTCATGCAGGCGGTTAAGGCGAATAAACGCCAGGGTAAGCCAACCAATTTCTGGGCATTGTCGCTTCCGCGTGAAACGTCAATTTATGTCCCGAAAATGCTGGCGCTGAGCGACATCATTAAAAACAGCAAGAAGTACGGTATCAATCTGCCTAAGACTGATAACACCCGTGCACTGGCGCGTATTGATGTTGGACAGCAAATACAGTTAACTCAGGCGGCTGAGATGGCTGGGCTTTCATTGACCAAGATGAAGGCTTATAACCCAGGCTACAAAAAAGGCGTTACGGCACCCAACGGGCCCCATTATATTATGGTTCCCAAAGGTCATGCCGATCAGCTGAAAGACTCGTTGGCCGATGGCCAGATCGCAGTGACTCAGCCAACCACTCAGTTGGCGAAGAACAGCGGCCTGTCTGGTGGCAGCTCGTATAAAGTGCGCTCCGGCGACACGGTATCGGGCATTGCCAAGCGGTTGAATATCAAGTCCAGCGATTTGCAGAGTTGGAACAATTTGCGCGCCAAGAGCACGCTAAAAGTTGGGCAAACCCTGCAAGTGGCCAGCAATACCGGCAGTAACAGCAGCATCACCTATCAGGTTCGTAAAGGTGATTCGCTCGCCAGTATTGCACGTCGTCACGGCGTCGATATTAACGACGTGATGCGTTGGAACTCAACGCTTGCCAAAGCCAACAGCAACCTGCAGCCGGGTCTGAAATTGACCCTGTTTGTCAGTGATAAAACGTCGCCGGATACCTAA
- the ydhP_1 gene encoding Inner membrane transport protein ydhP, with product MPLALLALTISAFAIGTTEFVIVGLIPTIAEQLGVTVPSAGLLVTIYAIGVAIGAPVLTALTGRVPRKLLLISLMVLFTLGNLLAWQSPGYGTLVVARLLTGLAHGVFFSIGSTIATGLVAKEKAASAIAIMFGGLTVALVTGVPLGTFIGQHFGWRETFLAVSLIGVIATVASAILVPNNIKNQASASIKEQFKVLTHPRLLLIYAITALGYGGVFTTFTFLAPMMQELAGFSAPAVSWILLAYGIAVAIGNIWGGKLADRHGAVRALSFIFAALAVLLLVFQFTASHSIAALLTVIVMGVFAFGNVPGLQVYVVQKAEQYTPNAVDVASGLNIAAFNVGIALGSVIGGQTVATLGLAQTPWIGALIVLVALLLVSLSGRLDKKYRPQLA from the coding sequence ATGCCTCTCGCATTACTTGCATTGACCATTAGTGCCTTTGCTATCGGCACCACGGAGTTTGTGATTGTCGGACTTATCCCGACTATCGCAGAACAGTTGGGGGTGACCGTACCGTCAGCCGGGCTGCTGGTAACCATTTATGCTATCGGCGTGGCTATTGGTGCACCGGTGCTGACAGCCTTAACCGGTCGCGTGCCGCGCAAGTTGTTGCTGATCAGCCTGATGGTGCTGTTCACTCTCGGTAACTTATTGGCCTGGCAGTCGCCTGGCTATGGGACGCTGGTGGTGGCCCGCTTGTTGACCGGCCTGGCCCACGGGGTCTTCTTCTCAATCGGTTCGACTATTGCTACCGGCCTGGTCGCGAAAGAGAAGGCCGCCTCGGCGATCGCCATCATGTTTGGTGGCCTGACCGTGGCGCTGGTGACAGGGGTGCCATTGGGGACCTTTATCGGTCAGCACTTTGGCTGGCGTGAAACCTTCCTGGCAGTATCACTGATTGGTGTAATAGCCACCGTAGCCAGCGCTATTTTGGTGCCAAACAACATTAAAAATCAGGCCAGCGCCAGTATTAAGGAGCAGTTTAAAGTGCTGACCCATCCTCGCCTGTTGCTGATTTACGCCATTACTGCACTGGGTTACGGCGGCGTGTTCACGACTTTCACCTTCCTGGCTCCGATGATGCAGGAGTTGGCGGGCTTTTCTGCTCCGGCAGTCAGCTGGATCCTGTTGGCCTACGGCATTGCGGTGGCGATAGGTAACATCTGGGGTGGCAAACTGGCGGATCGTCACGGAGCGGTACGCGCACTCAGCTTTATTTTTGCCGCGCTGGCCGTTCTGCTGCTGGTGTTCCAATTCACCGCCAGCCACAGCATTGCCGCGTTGCTGACGGTGATCGTCATGGGAGTGTTTGCCTTTGGTAATGTTCCGGGACTGCAGGTGTATGTGGTACAGAAAGCCGAACAATACACGCCGAACGCGGTGGATGTGGCCTCCGGCCTGAACATTGCGGCTTTTAACGTAGGTATTGCCCTTGGTTCGGTGATTGGTGGGCAAACGGTAGCCACTTTGGGGTTGGCACAAACTCCGTGGATTGGTGCTTTGATCGTGCTGGTGGCTCTATTGTTGGTTAGCCTAAGTGGGCGGTTGGATAAGAAATATCGGCCGCAATTAGCCTAA
- the dmlR_6 gene encoding D-malate degradation protein R — MKANSDELITFVTVVESGSFSRAAEQLDQANSVVSRTVKKLEAKLGVTLLNRTTRQISLTQEGENYFRQVQKVLSDMAAAENALMESRQRPQGLLRVDAATPVVLHVLTPLVAEFRALYPEMSLSLVSSENFINLIERKVDIAIRVGELTDSSLKARKLMTSYRRVLASPAYLAQYGTPQKVEELEQHSCIGFNDLPSLNRWPLACADGRQLEITPGLTTNSGETQRHLCLHGNGIACLSNFMIDADIERGDLVPILVEETLPVAMPVNAVYYSDSAVSNRLRSFIDFISERLAQ, encoded by the coding sequence GTGAAAGCGAACTCTGATGAGTTAATTACCTTCGTCACCGTGGTGGAAAGCGGCAGCTTCAGCCGGGCAGCAGAACAACTTGATCAGGCCAATTCGGTGGTCAGCCGCACGGTCAAGAAGCTGGAAGCCAAGCTGGGCGTGACGTTACTCAACCGCACTACGCGCCAGATCAGTCTGACGCAGGAAGGGGAAAACTATTTCCGTCAGGTGCAGAAAGTACTGAGTGATATGGCTGCGGCAGAGAATGCGCTGATGGAAAGCCGTCAGCGTCCGCAGGGACTACTACGCGTCGATGCCGCCACCCCGGTGGTACTGCACGTATTGACCCCGCTGGTGGCGGAGTTTCGGGCACTGTATCCGGAAATGTCGTTGTCGCTGGTGTCGTCGGAGAACTTTATCAATCTGATTGAGCGCAAGGTGGATATCGCCATCCGCGTCGGTGAACTGACCGACTCCAGCCTCAAGGCGCGCAAGCTGATGACCAGCTACCGGCGTGTGCTGGCCTCCCCCGCCTATTTGGCACAGTACGGTACGCCGCAAAAGGTAGAAGAATTAGAGCAGCATAGCTGCATTGGTTTTAACGATTTGCCCAGCCTCAACCGCTGGCCACTGGCCTGTGCTGATGGCCGCCAGTTGGAAATTACACCTGGCCTGACCACCAACAGTGGGGAAACCCAGCGTCATCTGTGTCTGCACGGCAACGGTATTGCCTGCCTGTCGAATTTTATGATTGATGCCGATATCGAGCGCGGCGATCTGGTGCCGATTTTGGTTGAAGAGACCCTGCCGGTAGCAATGCCCGTCAACGCGGTGTATTACAGCGACAGTGCAGTCAGCAATCGCCTGCGCAGCTTTATCGATTTTATCAGTGAGCGATTGGCGCAATAA
- the dkgB gene encoding 2,5-diketo-D-gluconic acid reductase B: MSIPAFGLGTFRLQDQVVIDSVSTALELGYRAIDTAQIYENEAAVGQAIAASGVPRDELFITTKIWIANLAKGKLIPSLRESLSKLQTSYVDLTLIHWPSPNDEVSVAEFMTELAEAKKLGLTRQIGVSNFTLDLMQQAIDAVGSDQIATNQIELSPYLQNRKVVEFAQQHGIAITSYMTLAYGQALQDETIKAIAARRHATPAQVILAWALQLGYAVIPSSTKRENLASNLLAQQLTLTAEEMAEIAKLENNGRLVSPEGLAPNWD, from the coding sequence ATGAGCATCCCTGCATTTGGTTTAGGTACCTTCCGTCTTCAGGATCAGGTCGTCATCGACTCGGTCAGCACGGCGCTGGAGCTGGGGTATCGCGCCATTGATACTGCACAAATCTACGAAAATGAAGCTGCGGTGGGCCAGGCGATTGCTGCCAGCGGTGTGCCACGTGACGAGCTGTTTATCACCACCAAAATCTGGATCGCCAATCTGGCGAAGGGCAAGCTGATCCCAAGCCTGCGAGAGAGCCTGAGCAAACTGCAAACCAGCTATGTTGACCTGACTCTGATCCACTGGCCTTCGCCGAATGACGAAGTCTCGGTGGCCGAGTTTATGACTGAGCTGGCGGAAGCCAAAAAACTGGGCCTGACCCGCCAGATTGGGGTCTCCAACTTCACTCTGGATCTGATGCAACAGGCGATTGATGCCGTGGGTAGCGATCAGATCGCCACTAACCAAATCGAGCTGTCGCCATATCTGCAGAACCGCAAAGTGGTGGAATTTGCCCAGCAGCATGGCATCGCCATCACTTCCTATATGACGCTGGCCTATGGGCAGGCACTGCAGGATGAGACCATCAAGGCCATCGCGGCACGCCGCCATGCTACTCCGGCGCAGGTTATCCTGGCCTGGGCGCTGCAACTGGGTTACGCGGTGATCCCATCATCAACCAAGCGTGAAAACCTTGCGAGCAACCTGTTGGCGCAACAGCTGACGTTGACCGCCGAGGAAATGGCGGAAATCGCAAAATTGGAAAACAATGGCCGTTTGGTCAGCCCGGAAGGTTTGGCACCTAACTGGGATTGA
- the fabF_3 gene encoding 3-oxoacyl-[acyl-carrier-protein] synthase 2 encodes MTQRVVVTGMAGVTAFGNSWAEVSSRLQQGKNAVRYMTQWEEYQGLNTHLGAPVENFVLPEHYTRKRIRSMGRVSLLATRATELALEQAGLLGQAVLTNGETGIAYGSSTGSTKPVSEFATMLTEKHTGNITGTTYVQMMPHTAAVNTGLFFGLRGRVIPTSSACTSGSQAIGYAYESIRHGYQTVMVAGGAEELCPSEAAVFDTLFATSQQNDHPELSPRPFDCQRDGLVIGEGAGTLILESLEHALARGATIYGEIIGFATNCDAAHITQPQQETMQICMQQALKASGLASSDIGYISAHGTATDRGDIAESQATAAIFGNSTPISSLKSYFGHTLGACGALEAWMALEMMREGRFAPTINLSEPDSACGDLDYIMGGYRQIETEFVQSNNFAFGGINTSLILRRWS; translated from the coding sequence ATGACACAACGAGTGGTAGTTACCGGCATGGCAGGCGTGACCGCGTTTGGCAATAGCTGGGCAGAGGTATCCAGCCGCCTGCAGCAGGGCAAGAATGCGGTGCGTTATATGACGCAGTGGGAAGAGTATCAGGGGCTGAATACCCACCTTGGCGCGCCGGTCGAGAATTTCGTGTTGCCGGAGCACTATACCCGCAAGCGCATTCGTTCGATGGGGCGGGTTTCACTGTTGGCCACCCGCGCCACCGAACTGGCACTTGAGCAGGCTGGGTTACTGGGGCAGGCGGTACTGACCAATGGTGAGACCGGTATCGCCTACGGTTCATCGACCGGTAGTACCAAGCCGGTCAGCGAGTTCGCCACCATGTTAACCGAGAAGCACACCGGCAATATTACCGGCACCACCTATGTGCAAATGATGCCTCATACCGCGGCGGTGAACACAGGCCTGTTCTTCGGTCTGCGCGGTAGGGTGATCCCGACCTCCAGCGCCTGCACCTCGGGCAGTCAGGCAATTGGCTACGCTTACGAAAGCATTCGCCACGGCTATCAGACAGTGATGGTGGCGGGCGGTGCCGAAGAACTGTGCCCTTCAGAGGCAGCGGTATTCGATACGCTGTTTGCCACCAGTCAGCAGAACGATCATCCGGAGCTTTCGCCACGTCCGTTTGACTGTCAACGTGACGGACTGGTGATTGGCGAAGGCGCCGGGACGCTGATCCTGGAGTCGTTGGAGCACGCGTTGGCGCGTGGTGCCACCATTTATGGCGAGATTATCGGCTTCGCCACCAACTGCGATGCGGCTCATATTACCCAGCCGCAGCAGGAAACCATGCAAATCTGCATGCAGCAGGCGCTGAAGGCCTCCGGGCTGGCGAGCAGCGATATTGGTTATATTAGTGCCCACGGCACGGCGACCGATCGTGGTGATATCGCAGAAAGTCAGGCAACGGCAGCGATCTTCGGCAATAGCACACCGATTTCATCATTAAAAAGTTATTTTGGTCATACGCTGGGGGCCTGCGGCGCACTGGAAGCCTGGATGGCGCTGGAAATGATGCGTGAAGGCCGCTTTGCGCCGACCATTAACCTCAGTGAACCGGACAGCGCCTGTGGCGATCTGGACTACATCATGGGCGGCTATCGTCAGATTGAGACCGAGTTTGTGCAATCAAACAACTTCGCGTTTGGTGGCATCAATACCTCACTGATCCTGCGCCGCTGGTCGTAA
- the fabG_4 gene encoding 3-oxoacyl-[acyl-carrier-protein] reductase FabG, producing MRSVLVTGASKGIGQAIACRLAADGFLIAVHYHSDKTGAEHTLQQIISAGGQGRLIQFDISNRSQCREVLEQDIETHGAYYGVVNNAGITRDGAFPALSEDDWDGVIHTNLDSFYNVLHPCVMPMIGLRKGGRIVALSSVSGVMGNRGQVNYSAAKAGVIGACKALAIELAKRKITVNCIAPGLIDTGMIDMEPAALDEAMRVIPLKRMGSAEEVAGLASYLMSDIAGYVTRQVISINGGMV from the coding sequence ATGCGTTCCGTTTTAGTCACCGGCGCCAGTAAAGGGATCGGTCAGGCTATTGCCTGCCGCCTGGCTGCCGATGGCTTTTTGATAGCCGTTCACTACCACAGCGATAAGACCGGGGCCGAACACACACTGCAGCAGATTATCAGCGCCGGCGGGCAAGGGCGGCTGATTCAGTTTGATATCAGCAATCGCAGCCAGTGCCGTGAGGTGCTGGAGCAGGATATTGAAACCCACGGCGCCTATTATGGCGTGGTTAACAATGCCGGTATTACCCGCGATGGCGCTTTCCCTGCGCTGAGTGAAGACGACTGGGATGGCGTGATCCATACCAATCTCGACAGCTTCTACAACGTACTGCACCCCTGCGTGATGCCGATGATTGGCCTGCGCAAGGGTGGGCGGATCGTCGCGCTGTCGTCGGTTTCCGGCGTGATGGGTAACCGTGGGCAGGTCAACTACAGTGCGGCCAAAGCAGGGGTGATTGGTGCCTGCAAGGCACTGGCGATTGAGCTGGCGAAACGCAAAATCACCGTTAACTGCATTGCGCCTGGGCTGATTGACACCGGCATGATCGACATGGAGCCGGCGGCGCTGGATGAAGCGATGCGCGTTATCCCGCTCAAACGCATGGGCTCGGCGGAAGAGGTGGCCGGGCTGGCCAGCTATCTGATGTCGGATATCGCCGGCTATGTGACGCGGCAGGTCATTTCCATTAATGGAGGAATGGTATGA
- a CDS encoding (3R)-hydroxymyristoyl-ACP dehydratase, with product MIHYHAAEYYLPHASPMVLLEQVLEVGEEHALCSVTVSVDGVLAPFLDAQGALPGWYGIELMAQAIGVWSGWHACQSAQSPQLGMLLGGRAIHCELPAFPAGSKLLVSVQQLLKDEKLASFECEISIDNVRIAQGRLNTYQPDQQEIIQLTTLRGDA from the coding sequence ATGATTCATTATCACGCCGCCGAATACTATCTGCCCCATGCCTCTCCAATGGTACTGCTGGAACAGGTGCTTGAAGTGGGCGAAGAGCATGCCCTGTGCTCCGTCACGGTCAGTGTCGACGGCGTGCTGGCGCCGTTTCTTGACGCGCAAGGCGCACTGCCGGGCTGGTATGGCATTGAGCTGATGGCACAGGCGATCGGGGTCTGGAGCGGCTGGCATGCTTGTCAGAGCGCTCAGTCGCCACAGCTTGGCATGCTGCTGGGCGGTCGGGCGATTCACTGCGAGTTACCGGCTTTTCCTGCCGGCAGTAAACTGTTGGTTAGCGTGCAGCAACTGTTAAAAGATGAAAAGCTGGCCAGTTTTGAGTGTGAAATCAGTATCGATAATGTGCGCATCGCACAGGGCAGGCTGAACACTTACCAGCCTGATCAACAAGAAATCATTCAATTGACGACCTTAAGGGGAGACGCATGA
- the fabF_4 gene encoding 3-oxoacyl-[acyl-carrier-protein] synthase 2 has translation MVYFSAVGMVNALGNSLSQIAENLALGVSPGMQQQAQWLLGGETSWFGNVQGELPTIPEPLKRHNSRNNRLLLAALAQIDTPVRAAIARYGADRVAVIMGTSTSGIHEGELALQQYQAGQWPQGYDYRQQELGDPGLFLSAFLATRGPAYTLSTACSSSARAIISGKRLIDAGLVDAAIVGGADSLCQMPINGFNSLESLSAQRCTPFAAERSGINIGEAAALMLLTREPAAVALLGVGESSDAWHMSAPHPAGEGAERAISMALRQAGLNAGQIGYINLHGTATRLNDQVEARVINRLFGTETPCSSTKHLTGHTLGAAGAVEAALSWLLLTQPLPLPQQDFSRVPRDAELAPIGLVCQPQLLGQRAILSNSFAFGGNNACLLLGDAR, from the coding sequence ATGGTTTACTTCTCTGCCGTAGGGATGGTGAATGCGTTGGGCAACAGCCTGTCGCAGATTGCGGAAAATCTGGCGCTTGGCGTGTCGCCCGGCATGCAGCAGCAGGCGCAGTGGCTGCTGGGCGGGGAAACTTCCTGGTTCGGTAACGTACAGGGCGAACTGCCCACTATTCCTGAACCTCTCAAACGCCATAATTCGCGCAATAACCGCCTGCTGTTGGCGGCGCTGGCACAGATCGATACGCCAGTGCGTGCAGCCATCGCCCGCTACGGTGCGGATCGCGTCGCGGTGATTATGGGCACCAGCACCTCCGGTATCCATGAAGGCGAGCTGGCGCTGCAACAGTATCAGGCAGGGCAGTGGCCGCAGGGCTATGACTATCGGCAGCAGGAGCTGGGCGATCCGGGTTTGTTTCTTAGTGCTTTTCTCGCGACCCGTGGCCCGGCCTATACTCTGTCTACGGCCTGTTCTTCCAGCGCACGGGCCATCATCAGCGGTAAGCGGCTGATCGACGCCGGGCTGGTGGATGCGGCGATTGTTGGCGGTGCCGACAGCCTGTGCCAAATGCCCATTAACGGTTTCAACAGCCTGGAATCACTGTCCGCACAACGTTGCACGCCATTTGCGGCCGAGCGCAGTGGCATTAATATCGGCGAGGCAGCGGCGTTGATGCTGTTAACGCGGGAACCGGCAGCGGTAGCGCTGTTGGGCGTTGGCGAATCATCCGATGCCTGGCATATGTCAGCACCGCATCCCGCCGGTGAGGGCGCCGAGCGGGCCATCAGCATGGCGCTGCGGCAGGCCGGTCTCAATGCCGGACAAATTGGTTATATTAATCTGCACGGCACGGCTACGCGGCTGAACGATCAGGTTGAAGCGCGGGTCATCAATCGCCTGTTTGGCACCGAGACGCCGTGCAGTTCTACCAAACATCTCACAGGCCACACGCTGGGCGCGGCCGGTGCGGTGGAGGCGGCGCTGAGTTGGTTATTGTTGACTCAGCCATTGCCGCTGCCGCAGCAAGATTTCAGCCGCGTGCCGCGCGATGCCGAACTGGCACCGATCGGTCTGGTTTGCCAGCCACAATTGCTGGGGCAGCGTGCGATTTTGTCCAATTCGTTTGCCTTTGGCGGTAACAATGCTTGTCTGCTGCTGGGGGACGCCCGATGA
- a CDS encoding Protein of uncharacterised function (DUF3261): MRGLRITLLILATLLAGCAGSQKATLPQAWLKPGTRVTLPAPTLAQPFSQQQLLTAEVKGQQHSMLVLLNADGQRLQLVGMSPLGIRLFNLTYDRQGIHTEQLIKVGELPPASQVLADIMLSYWPLADWQPLLPAGWRLEDRPQVRRLYDDRGTIISEIRYQQVDGRREPQSIAQSAFHYRIAIQNLGSE, from the coding sequence ATGCGCGGCTTACGAATCACGCTGTTAATACTGGCCACCCTGCTGGCCGGCTGTGCCGGTTCGCAGAAGGCAACCCTGCCGCAGGCGTGGCTGAAACCGGGTACGCGGGTGACATTACCGGCTCCGACGCTGGCGCAACCCTTCAGCCAGCAGCAACTGTTGACCGCCGAAGTGAAAGGGCAGCAGCATTCGATGTTGGTGTTGCTCAACGCCGACGGCCAGCGCCTGCAACTGGTGGGCATGTCGCCGCTCGGTATCCGGTTATTCAACCTGACCTACGATCGTCAGGGGATCCACACCGAACAGCTGATCAAAGTGGGCGAATTGCCCCCGGCCAGTCAGGTGTTGGCCGACATTATGCTGAGCTATTGGCCGCTGGCTGACTGGCAACCCTTACTGCCCGCCGGGTGGCGACTTGAGGATCGGCCGCAGGTACGCCGGCTGTATGACGATCGCGGGACGATCATCAGCGAAATCCGTTACCAGCAGGTCGACGGCCGGCGCGAACCGCAGTCGATTGCCCAATCCGCCTTCCACTATCGCATCGCTATTCAGAATCTGGGGAGCGAATAA